The following coding sequences are from one Formosa haliotis window:
- a CDS encoding glycosyltransferase family 2 protein, whose product MRFKLVSIIIPLYNSEAWLEETMNSVLNQTYKNIEVIVVDDYSTDRSFELAKQYEADNIKVVKNIRKGACAARNYGFELSEGEYIQYLDADDLLCKEKIEIQIKELHGETSEVISSGVWGRFYDKTDNVKWQNQEVNQDYDKGYKWLNDSWRGKGMGAVHCWLVPRAIIQKSGIWDEGLRINQDGEFFTRVLLNTKEIKFCKNAKVFYRSGNPNSISQSNNLSFQKAESLLKSYISYKKEVKKVNLTNELKCGLGYNFLHFIYLYKYTFPELSKTASLEFYDLGFKKMWPVGGEKFKKLSSILGFKNTLKIKSIINKINR is encoded by the coding sequence ATGAGATTTAAATTAGTTTCAATAATAATACCTTTATATAATTCTGAAGCATGGCTTGAAGAGACTATGAATTCAGTATTAAATCAAACATATAAAAATATAGAAGTCATAGTAGTAGATGATTATTCGACAGATAGGTCTTTTGAACTTGCCAAACAATATGAAGCAGATAATATAAAAGTTGTCAAAAATATTAGGAAAGGCGCATGTGCCGCAAGAAACTATGGTTTTGAATTGAGTGAAGGGGAATATATACAATATTTGGATGCAGATGATTTATTGTGTAAAGAGAAAATTGAAATACAAATTAAAGAGCTTCACGGCGAAACGAGCGAAGTCATTTCTAGTGGTGTTTGGGGAAGATTTTATGATAAAACAGACAATGTTAAATGGCAAAATCAAGAAGTAAATCAGGATTATGATAAAGGCTACAAATGGCTGAATGATTCTTGGAGAGGAAAAGGTATGGGAGCGGTACATTGTTGGCTTGTTCCAAGAGCTATTATTCAAAAATCAGGCATCTGGGATGAAGGTCTTAGAATAAATCAAGATGGAGAGTTTTTTACTCGTGTTTTATTAAATACAAAAGAAATTAAATTTTGTAAAAACGCAAAAGTTTTTTATCGATCAGGAAATCCAAATAGTATATCCCAATCAAATAACTTAAGTTTTCAAAAGGCAGAAAGCCTATTGAAATCGTATATTTCATACAAGAAGGAAGTAAAAAAAGTTAATTTGACCAATGAGCTAAAGTGCGGATTAGGATATAATTTTCTTCATTTTATATATTTATATAAGTATACCTTTCCGGAATTATCAAAAACAGCCTCATTGGAATTTTATGATCTTGGTTTTAAAAAGATGTGGCCTGTTGGTGGTGAGAAATTTAAAAAATTAAGCTCTATTCTAGGCTTTAAGAATACACTTAAAATAAAATCAATAATAAATAAAATAAATAGATAA
- a CDS encoding acyltransferase, with protein sequence MSKYLEWEIKYTMINRLIYKMLPFLSKKSYPYLQENINGEGNQINVNRTKFKNSILRIKGNNNQIVFEEECSFHQLLVYIKGDNNTIHVSKNVRLNKSGEFWIEDNNCSINIGSNTTFENVHIAATENKSKISIGENCMFASDIDIRTGDSHSILDNLTKQRLNYAQDVFIGNHVWVASHVSILKGSILSEDSVVATRSIVTKHFNKNVLIGGAPAKVLKININWDRERL encoded by the coding sequence ATGTCGAAATATTTAGAATGGGAAATAAAATATACAATGATTAACCGATTAATTTATAAAATGTTACCTTTTTTATCAAAAAAATCTTACCCATATTTACAAGAAAATATTAATGGGGAGGGTAATCAGATTAATGTTAATAGAACGAAATTTAAAAATTCAATATTAAGAATTAAAGGTAATAATAATCAGATTGTTTTTGAGGAGGAATGTTCTTTCCATCAATTATTAGTTTATATAAAAGGAGATAACAATACTATTCATGTATCTAAAAATGTACGTTTAAATAAAAGCGGAGAGTTTTGGATTGAAGATAATAATTGTAGTATAAATATAGGTAGTAATACAACTTTTGAAAATGTGCATATTGCGGCAACAGAAAACAAATCAAAAATTAGCATTGGAGAAAATTGTATGTTTGCTAGTGATATTGATATAAGAACAGGGGATTCTCATTCTATTCTTGATAATTTGACTAAACAACGCTTAAACTATGCTCAGGATGTGTTTATAGGTAATCATGTTTGGGTTGCTTCACATGTATCTATATTAAAAGGAAGCATCTTGTCTGAAGATTCAGTTGTAGCAACAAGATCTATAGTAACTAAGCACTTTAATAAAAATGTTTTGATTGGTGGTGCTCCAGCAAAGGTTTTAAAAATAAATATTAATTGGGATAGAGAACGGTTATAA
- a CDS encoding DUF1919 domain-containing protein produces the protein MNKIIFETSIKKLIQAIKLRRENVNRVVLNRILKSRIRNNNFAIISNNCWGGAIYKALDLPYNTPFIGLFINSPCYIKLLQNFDFYMREEMTFQESSMYPIENIHYPIGVLDDVEIHFLHYKSEEEAKNKWDRRKERMLNSNYRLYFKHDDRDFPLISDILLFHKLKHLDAISFSKEKYKPNSNIMLSNPEDMILLHTTFHLFDVAEFINTGVVKNTLFNKIQNRIFKYPPTWT, from the coding sequence TTGAATAAAATTATTTTTGAAACCAGCATTAAAAAACTAATCCAGGCCATAAAATTAAGAAGGGAAAATGTTAATAGAGTTGTTTTAAATAGAATATTGAAATCAAGAATAAGAAACAACAATTTTGCAATTATTTCCAACAATTGTTGGGGAGGGGCGATTTATAAAGCTTTAGATTTACCTTATAATACGCCTTTTATAGGTCTTTTTATTAATTCTCCATGTTACATAAAATTACTCCAAAATTTTGACTTCTACATGCGGGAAGAAATGACTTTTCAGGAATCTTCAATGTATCCAATTGAAAATATTCATTATCCAATAGGAGTTTTAGATGATGTCGAAATTCATTTCTTACATTATAAAAGTGAGGAAGAGGCTAAAAATAAGTGGGATAGAAGGAAAGAAAGAATGTTAAATAGTAATTATAGACTTTATTTTAAACATGATGATAGGGATTTTCCTTTAATTTCAGATATATTATTATTTCATAAACTAAAGCATCTGGATGCAATCTCGTTCTCAAAAGAAAAATATAAACCTAATAGTAATATTATGCTTAGTAATCCTGAAGACATGATTTTATTACATACAACATTTCATCTCTTTGATGTAGCTGAATTTATTAATACGGGAGTTGTGAAAAATACATTGTTTAACAAAATTCAAAATAGAATTTTTAAATATCCTCCTACATGGACATAA
- a CDS encoding glycosyltransferase family 2 protein, which yields MRNLHEPLVSVLMTVYNRERYIADAIKSVLASTYKNWELIIVDDRSNDTSLQIAKTFASQEERIKVYLNDMNLGDYPNRNKAASYAKGKYLKYVDADDMIYPYGLEQLVYYMEQYPSAGFGLCSIEQDEKCIFPFVLNSKESYERHYIDKKSIFHKAPLSSIIRRDVFEEKKGFANVRHYGDYELWHRLALDCSLVLMPHGIVWYRLSDGQEASIRKKNPMNALKTLMVGQDFINRQTCPLDNTCKKQVNLVYEKRISKLILSQIKYSNFSKFKEMRKYYGIGYLGLVNNVLLK from the coding sequence ATGAGAAATTTGCATGAACCACTTGTTTCGGTGCTGATGACTGTTTATAATCGCGAAAGATATATAGCTGACGCGATAAAAAGTGTTTTAGCATCTACATATAAAAATTGGGAACTTATAATTGTAGACGATCGCTCGAATGATACTTCTTTGCAGATAGCAAAGACTTTTGCCTCTCAAGAAGAAAGAATTAAAGTATACCTAAATGATATGAATTTAGGAGATTATCCAAACAGAAATAAGGCAGCTTCATATGCTAAAGGTAAATACTTAAAATATGTCGATGCCGACGATATGATATACCCCTACGGTTTGGAACAGTTGGTGTATTATATGGAACAATATCCTTCTGCAGGGTTTGGTTTATGTTCAATAGAACAGGATGAAAAATGCATATTCCCTTTTGTATTAAATTCTAAAGAGAGTTATGAAAGACATTATATTGATAAAAAATCTATTTTTCATAAGGCTCCTTTATCGAGTATAATTAGAAGAGATGTGTTTGAGGAAAAAAAAGGTTTTGCTAATGTTAGACATTATGGTGATTATGAATTATGGCACCGTTTAGCTTTGGATTGTTCATTAGTATTAATGCCTCACGGTATTGTTTGGTACCGTTTATCTGATGGTCAAGAAGCATCTATTAGGAAAAAAAACCCCATGAATGCTTTAAAAACATTAATGGTTGGTCAAGATTTTATAAACAGACAAACTTGCCCTTTGGATAATACTTGTAAAAAACAAGTAAATTTGGTATATGAAAAAAGAATTTCCAAACTAATACTGTCGCAAATAAAATATTCTAATTTTTCAAAATTTAAAGAAATGAGAAAATATTATGGAATAGGATATCTTGGTTTAGTAAATAATGTGTTATTAAAATGA
- a CDS encoding glycosyltransferase family 4 protein: MDIKEFKATKIVIFNKDVPAGVSTILKNIIKFKPKSNLKYKLVLYKYEEKNHNTISEDWCDDVVRFNLSGFDNLYHTLNTIRETVNSESIIVANDITELRMVVLLKLSNPLIYIVHGDFETYYGHCEIFQDYIDKFIVYSKFINDKLNLRLKPANRHKVNLIYYPVPEVKNELVEFKDNILKIVFVGNLIERKGVDLLPSIIEKLEDKDIKYHFNIVGSGELNFWLQEAFQNNKNVTFLGQKNNEEVIEILKRNNVLLFPTRSEGLPNVLVEAMKSGCVPIISSIESGIPEVVSQNKDGILVEVNNVDAFSESLIELYTSPDILEKMKENAIVKANKMFNPEKNAKNYFDAFTQVSVNLNKLNNVPKIPLGPILNKRWIPNRIVQFIRKFNFNPNF; the protein is encoded by the coding sequence ATGGACATAAAAGAATTTAAAGCAACAAAGATTGTTATTTTTAATAAAGATGTTCCTGCAGGAGTATCAACCATATTAAAAAACATTATAAAATTTAAGCCTAAAAGTAATTTAAAATATAAATTAGTATTATATAAGTATGAGGAAAAAAATCATAATACTATATCTGAAGATTGGTGTGATGATGTTGTTAGATTTAATTTAAGTGGTTTTGATAACTTATACCATACGTTAAATACAATTAGAGAAACAGTAAATAGTGAATCAATTATTGTTGCTAATGATATTACAGAATTACGAATGGTAGTGTTATTAAAACTTTCTAATCCATTAATTTATATAGTGCATGGTGACTTTGAGACTTATTATGGACATTGTGAAATATTTCAGGATTACATCGATAAATTTATTGTATACAGTAAATTTATCAACGATAAGTTAAATCTTAGATTAAAGCCGGCCAACAGGCATAAAGTAAACCTTATTTATTACCCCGTACCAGAAGTAAAAAATGAATTAGTCGAATTTAAAGATAATATTCTTAAAATCGTTTTTGTCGGTAATTTAATAGAGCGTAAGGGTGTTGACTTATTACCTTCTATTATTGAAAAACTGGAAGATAAAGACATTAAATACCATTTTAATATTGTAGGTAGCGGTGAATTGAACTTTTGGTTGCAAGAAGCGTTCCAGAATAATAAAAATGTAACATTTCTTGGACAAAAAAATAATGAGGAAGTTATTGAGATATTAAAAAGAAATAACGTGTTGCTATTTCCAACACGATCTGAAGGTTTGCCTAATGTTTTAGTAGAGGCTATGAAGTCTGGATGTGTTCCTATTATTAGTTCTATAGAGAGTGGTATTCCGGAAGTAGTTTCTCAGAATAAAGATGGCATACTGGTAGAAGTTAATAATGTTGATGCATTTTCGGAATCATTAATTGAACTATATACTTCTCCAGACATTTTAGAAAAGATGAAAGAAAATGCAATTGTTAAAGCAAACAAAATGTTTAACCCTGAAAAAAATGCAAAGAATTATTTTGATGCATTTACACAAGTTTCGGTTAATTTAAATAAATTAAATAATGTACCAAAAATACCTTTAGGCCCTATTTTAAATAAAAGATGGATCCCAAATAGAATAGTCCAATTTATAAGGAAATTTAATTTTAATCCAAATTTTTAA
- a CDS encoding acyltransferase — protein sequence MKVFTAFIKSMGRELSKIVYSVYLLSRFNFKGNPRIDFPLNVRGKGRALIGDNNRLGKHSFITVEGELVLGNDSHIHSNSQLIVEKNASFKTGGNFQLEPFCVIRVKNSNWKLGENISISSYCQLYSREKGMEGNLIIGNNSNVSNNTIIDLSGDVIIGDNVAIANNCFIFTHNHKYTDKSVPSWKGGLIIKNVVIEDGCWIGANTKILPGVSIGKRSVVAAGSVVTKNVLENTIVAGNPAKLLKSI from the coding sequence ATGAAAGTATTTACAGCCTTTATAAAGTCAATGGGCAGGGAACTATCAAAGATAGTTTATTCAGTTTATTTATTAAGTAGATTTAACTTTAAAGGAAATCCAAGAATTGATTTCCCTTTAAATGTGAGGGGTAAAGGAAGAGCTTTAATAGGCGATAATAATAGGTTAGGAAAACATAGTTTTATTACAGTAGAAGGAGAGCTAGTATTAGGAAATGATAGTCATATTCATTCTAATTCTCAATTAATTGTAGAAAAGAATGCATCCTTTAAAACGGGGGGCAACTTTCAATTAGAGCCCTTTTGTGTAATTAGAGTTAAGAATTCTAATTGGAAACTAGGAGAAAACATATCTATTTCTTCATATTGCCAACTATATTCAAGAGAGAAGGGGATGGAGGGCAATTTAATTATAGGTAACAATTCTAATGTAAGTAATAACACGATTATTGATTTAAGTGGTGATGTTATTATTGGAGATAATGTAGCTATTGCTAACAACTGTTTCATATTTACCCATAATCATAAATATACTGATAAATCTGTTCCTTCTTGGAAAGGAGGGTTAATTATTAAGAATGTAGTGATTGAAGACGGTTGTTGGATTGGGGCAAATACAAAAATACTTCCAGGAGTTTCGATAGGTAAGAGAAGTGTAGTAGCCGCAGGTTCTGTAGTGACTAAAAATGTTTTAGAAAATACGATTGTTGCGGGAAATCCTGCAAAATTGTTAAAAAGTATCTAA
- a CDS encoding acyltransferase, giving the protein MKILLDAFKTSLESFFRKIYWLYLLQKSNIGKNVKVFLPIIREGKGTLTIGKESTLKQYSLFGIDKKSKMTAANNCVFHSNSEIKLKKDTSLTIGNDFSIGEFSKMFIANHWFIGNNVSIANYCAIFSREKKGNGRLVIGDNCNIGDGTILDLVNDVSIGNDVAIGPNCTLYTHDHEYTNKELPAWKGAIVSKPIQIGDGAWIGSGVTLLPGVKIGKRAVIAASSVVTRDVKEETIVGGIPAKLIKNI; this is encoded by the coding sequence ATGAAAATTTTATTAGACGCATTTAAAACTAGCTTAGAGTCTTTTTTTAGAAAGATATATTGGTTGTATTTATTACAGAAATCAAATATAGGAAAGAATGTTAAGGTTTTTTTGCCAATTATAAGAGAAGGCAAGGGAACTTTAACGATTGGGAAAGAAAGTACTTTAAAACAGTATTCGCTTTTTGGTATTGATAAAAAAAGTAAAATGACTGCAGCCAATAATTGTGTTTTTCACAGTAATAGTGAAATTAAGTTGAAAAAAGATACCAGTTTAACTATTGGGAATGATTTTAGTATAGGTGAATTTTCAAAAATGTTTATTGCCAATCATTGGTTTATAGGAAACAATGTCAGTATCGCTAATTACTGTGCAATTTTCTCTAGAGAGAAAAAAGGAAATGGAAGACTAGTGATAGGAGATAATTGTAATATTGGGGATGGGACTATATTAGACCTTGTAAATGATGTCTCAATAGGGAACGATGTTGCAATTGGGCCTAATTGTACTTTGTATACTCACGATCATGAATATACAAATAAAGAATTACCAGCATGGAAAGGTGCAATTGTCTCTAAACCCATTCAAATAGGAGACGGAGCTTGGATAGGTTCGGGAGTCACTCTTTTACCAGGTGTTAAAATTGGTAAACGAGCTGTTATTGCTGCAAGCTCTGTTGTAACTAGGGATGTTAAGGAGGAAACTATTGTGGGAGGCATCCCTGCTAAATTGATAAAAAATATATGA
- a CDS encoding glycosyltransferase produces MRIYYYIPYHDKPSWGIGIVMHHISILNENGFNASAIIRDEKTTYEWLDFDVPSITRKDFKSVKLEKQDVLVVPEVSVDFKSLKKLNCIKILFIQNLGYVFNNLPKNETHKSLGFDYVFSIMPHMSGVIEKYIDLPEVMIPPFILENFKVEETKMGFDHKKNKIVMFPKFDQIDYKIVYSLLNRRYGKKLNFFERKKWEIVELKGYTHKEVSDVFKESKFFIALNTFESLNASIVEAMASGCIVYTYEGYGSRDFIRDGENCFSFQNNEPYLLVEKLNQFIDQISTNGDLIYEMQKNARHTSESYSRSKTEYALVEFFNTLKR; encoded by the coding sequence ATGAGAATTTATTATTATATACCATATCATGACAAGCCAAGTTGGGGGATTGGTATTGTTATGCATCACATTTCCATTTTAAACGAAAACGGTTTTAATGCTTCCGCTATTATTAGAGATGAAAAAACCACATATGAATGGTTAGATTTTGATGTACCCTCAATTACACGTAAAGACTTTAAATCTGTTAAATTAGAGAAACAAGATGTTTTAGTTGTTCCAGAAGTCAGTGTTGATTTTAAATCTTTAAAGAAACTTAATTGTATAAAGATCTTATTCATTCAAAATTTAGGTTATGTTTTTAATAATTTACCTAAGAATGAAACACACAAAAGTTTAGGATTTGATTATGTATTTTCTATCATGCCACATATGAGTGGTGTTATAGAGAAATATATTGATTTACCTGAAGTTATGATACCTCCTTTTATTTTAGAAAATTTTAAAGTGGAAGAAACAAAAATGGGGTTTGATCATAAAAAAAATAAGATTGTAATGTTTCCCAAATTTGATCAAATCGATTATAAAATTGTATATAGTTTATTGAATCGTAGATATGGGAAGAAACTGAATTTTTTTGAACGAAAAAAATGGGAGATTGTTGAACTAAAGGGGTATACGCATAAAGAAGTTTCTGATGTTTTTAAGGAGTCAAAATTTTTTATAGCGCTAAATACTTTTGAATCTTTGAATGCTTCAATAGTTGAAGCAATGGCGTCAGGCTGTATTGTTTATACTTATGAAGGTTATGGATCTCGAGACTTTATAAGGGATGGTGAAAATTGTTTTTCTTTTCAAAATAATGAGCCATATCTTTTAGTCGAAAAATTAAACCAATTTATAGACCAGATTTCAACTAATGGAGATTTAATTTATGAAATGCAAAAAAATGCACGGCATACATCTGAATCTTATAGTAGAAGTAAAACAGAGTACGCTTTAGTAGAATTTTTTAACACACTTAAAAGATGA
- a CDS encoding glycosyltransferase, which yields MLSIIICSVKPDLLSQVKNNINKTIGIKYEIIAFDNRVESLGICQVYNLCAKKAIYNNLLFIHEDILFHSNNWGSELITLLDNKDVGLIGMAGAIYKSAEPTPWVALPSKYYRSNAFFDEKNRNKNTYLENQEVVVVDGMFLATRKEIWQKIPFSDQLKGFHMYDIDYSYQIKKNNYKIIVPKNIKVQHLSHGSFDDIWYQESCKWHKKKNYLFF from the coding sequence ATGCTTTCAATCATAATTTGTTCAGTAAAGCCAGATTTATTATCTCAAGTAAAAAATAATATAAATAAAACAATTGGTATTAAATATGAAATAATTGCTTTTGATAATAGAGTAGAATCTTTAGGTATATGCCAAGTATATAACTTGTGTGCTAAGAAAGCTATTTATAATAATTTATTGTTTATACATGAAGATATTCTTTTTCACTCAAATAATTGGGGTTCTGAGTTAATAACACTTTTAGATAATAAAGATGTTGGCTTAATCGGAATGGCAGGGGCCATTTATAAATCTGCCGAACCAACACCATGGGTAGCATTACCCTCAAAATACTATAGGAGTAATGCTTTTTTTGATGAAAAGAACCGAAATAAAAATACATATCTAGAGAATCAGGAAGTCGTTGTAGTTGATGGGATGTTCTTGGCTACACGTAAAGAAATTTGGCAAAAGATACCTTTTAGCGATCAATTAAAAGGTTTTCATATGTATGACATAGATTATTCTTATCAAATAAAAAAAAATAATTACAAAATAATAGTACCCAAAAATATAAAAGTGCAACACTTATCTCACGGAAGTTTCGATGATATATGGTACCAGGAATCGTGTAAATGGCATAAGAAAAAGAATTACCTGTTTTTTTAA
- a CDS encoding glycosyltransferase: MKTAIVSPSGKFYGSEQTLFAFLCGTHKEYDVYIKKEYNGLLEELNNVNNLKHTLYQFDNLNWFYLTLAFKLFYRYNKVYVNEGGHSKYIIILARLFFWRNFIIHVRLTEDTEKSRLKQIPENVKLISTSEFIASLIYDNVRIESQVVSSPARAFKSDIEWNTSYDDLEKIKVGVIGRVSKSKGLKEMYEFIDFLEQKKNKDITFFFFGHVDSSDEIDKFVLWCGQLNFVTINFKGFIKDKIDIYQNIDVVIHFNKNEPLGVIFLESLNQGVPIVGFNSGGIGCIAKNLSLDTFMLDSVDWHDELLHKIKNINIEEYKTARLKMLEAYSPDVYINKIDSLIN; encoded by the coding sequence ATGAAAACAGCAATAGTGAGCCCTTCAGGAAAATTCTACGGAAGTGAACAAACACTTTTTGCTTTTTTATGTGGAACACATAAAGAGTATGATGTCTATATAAAAAAAGAGTATAATGGTTTGCTTGAGGAATTAAATAATGTGAATAATTTGAAGCATACACTTTATCAATTTGATAACTTAAATTGGTTTTATCTCACATTGGCATTTAAGTTATTTTATAGGTACAATAAAGTTTATGTAAATGAGGGAGGACATTCTAAGTATATTATAATTTTAGCAAGACTATTTTTCTGGAGAAATTTCATTATTCATGTTCGATTAACGGAGGATACAGAAAAATCGAGATTAAAACAGATTCCTGAGAATGTTAAATTAATCAGTACATCAGAATTTATAGCTTCGTTGATTTATGATAATGTTCGAATAGAATCTCAAGTTGTTAGTTCGCCTGCACGAGCATTTAAGTCTGATATAGAGTGGAATACTAGTTATGATGATTTAGAGAAGATTAAAGTAGGTGTTATAGGTCGCGTATCTAAATCTAAAGGATTGAAAGAGATGTATGAGTTTATAGATTTCCTAGAGCAGAAAAAAAATAAAGATATCACCTTCTTTTTCTTTGGACATGTTGATAGCTCAGATGAGATTGATAAATTTGTATTATGGTGTGGCCAATTGAATTTTGTAACAATAAATTTCAAAGGTTTTATTAAAGATAAAATAGATATTTATCAAAATATAGATGTCGTAATCCATTTTAATAAGAATGAACCACTAGGAGTTATTTTCCTCGAATCCTTGAATCAAGGAGTGCCTATAGTGGGGTTTAATTCGGGAGGAATTGGTTGTATTGCTAAAAATTTAAGTTTGGACACATTTATGTTGGATAGTGTTGATTGGCATGACGAATTACTTCATAAAATTAAGAATATTAATATTGAAGAATATAAAACAGCCAGATTAAAAATGTTAGAAGCTTATTCTCCAGACGTTTACATTAATAAAATAGATTCATTAATAAATTGA
- a CDS encoding glycosyltransferase family 2 protein has translation MLKKNNKTKNWPITVITINYNDCEGLKKTFESVFDQSYENFEYIVIDGGSTDGSKELIELNNDRINYWVSETDDGIYNAMNKGITMANGEYCIFMNSGDCFFNKEILEVFSLNMSKNDFVYGNMIAEDNEGKRKEYLYPNELNLEFFSTGFLAHQAIFTKTDILKEFRGYRQDLKILSDWDFYAKGVLLRNLSYQHIDKFVTVFNREGISGHKAFLEKKKKN, from the coding sequence ATGTTGAAAAAAAATAATAAAACGAAAAACTGGCCTATTACGGTAATAACAATTAACTATAATGACTGCGAAGGTTTAAAGAAAACTTTTGAATCCGTATTTGATCAATCTTATGAGAATTTCGAGTATATTGTTATTGATGGAGGATCTACAGATGGTAGTAAAGAGTTAATCGAGTTAAATAATGATAGAATTAATTATTGGGTGAGTGAAACTGATGATGGGATTTACAATGCTATGAATAAGGGTATTACTATGGCCAATGGTGAGTATTGTATTTTCATGAATAGTGGAGATTGTTTCTTTAATAAAGAAATTCTTGAAGTTTTTTCACTAAATATGTCTAAAAATGATTTTGTTTATGGAAACATGATAGCAGAGGATAATGAAGGAAAAAGAAAAGAATATTTATACCCAAATGAATTAAATTTGGAGTTTTTTAGCACAGGTTTTTTGGCTCATCAAGCTATTTTTACAAAAACAGATATTTTAAAAGAATTTAGAGGCTATAGACAGGATCTTAAAATATTAAGTGATTGGGACTTTTATGCTAAAGGAGTTTTGTTACGTAATTTATCGTATCAACATATAGATAAATTTGTAACTGTTTTTAATAGAGAAGGAATAAGTGGACATAAAGCCTTTTTAGAAAAAAAGAAAAAGAATTAA